The following are encoded together in the Flavihumibacter fluvii genome:
- a CDS encoding ABC transporter ATP-binding protein codes for MALLEVQHLKKYYATQKAVDDISFSIEPGTIFGLLGPNGAGKTTLLRMITGIFYPDEGNIVFEGRPFDAKNDIIRIGYMPEERGLYKKMKIGEQAVYLAQLKGLSRDTAIQKVKEWFEKFEMQSWWNKKVEDLSKGMGQKLQFVTTVLHEPRLIILDEPFSGLDPVNSNLIKEEIYTLAKKGCTIIFSTHRMEQVEEICDQIILVNKGRKVLDGNVNDIKQQFKQNLYRVNAAGNPNILRSAGFTITERVGDEWTIQLQPETTTNALLTELIGLGVEVKAFHEILPSINEIFIRLVEDDHSATRQFQTFSA; via the coding sequence ATGGCATTATTGGAAGTGCAGCACCTGAAGAAATATTATGCCACCCAGAAAGCGGTGGATGATATCAGTTTTTCGATCGAACCCGGCACAATATTCGGACTACTGGGACCTAATGGCGCAGGAAAAACGACTTTGCTGCGTATGATCACCGGTATCTTCTATCCCGATGAAGGGAACATTGTTTTTGAAGGCCGCCCATTTGATGCAAAAAACGATATCATCAGGATCGGGTATATGCCTGAAGAACGCGGTTTGTATAAAAAAATGAAAATCGGAGAGCAGGCTGTTTACCTGGCGCAATTAAAGGGACTTTCCCGTGATACAGCCATCCAAAAAGTAAAGGAATGGTTTGAAAAATTCGAGATGCAAAGCTGGTGGAACAAAAAAGTTGAAGACCTCAGTAAGGGTATGGGACAAAAATTACAATTCGTCACCACTGTTTTGCACGAACCCAGACTGATCATCCTCGATGAACCTTTCAGCGGACTCGATCCGGTGAATTCAAACCTGATCAAAGAAGAAATTTATACCCTGGCCAAAAAGGGCTGTACCATTATTTTCAGTACCCACCGCATGGAACAGGTGGAAGAAATTTGCGACCAGATCATCCTTGTGAACAAAGGCAGAAAAGTACTCGATGGAAATGTGAATGATATCAAACAGCAATTCAAGCAAAACCTTTACCGGGTGAATGCGGCCGGAAACCCTAACATCCTCAGATCTGCCGGCTTTACCATTACAGAACGCGTAGGTGATGAATGGACCATCCAGCTTCAGCCTGAAACAACTACCAATGCCTTGCTGACCGAACTCATTGGGCTGGGTGTGGAAGTGAAGGCTTTCCATGAAATACTGCCTTCCATTAATGAGATCTTCATCCGCCTGGTTGAAGATGATCATTCCGCAACCCGCCAGTTCCAAACCTTTTCTGCCTAA